A stretch of the Pseudanabaena sp. BC1403 genome encodes the following:
- a CDS encoding PAS domain S-box protein yields the protein MFLSNKIVYGYAIALCITSLGTASGLLLGNYYHQEALQKSQTISQEHQSLNALQLDVLYNRPAKQLSSYVKEDPQDFRRESAKFLESIQTTLTILENHTASGKLSKIEGIEPLINEHKVFLREFKQESQDLIARLDRLIASPKALTEAESQLVKFFKSKKFLRFIEFPNRLSSFAQTIYKYEKEAGDELSQAKELRLQISITSFLISVAIAAWFIRFISRAIAIEQANDKQKLQDQLIERQQTEAKLLKSESHQRAILSALPDMIIRINREGFYSEFIASPSFPMLGIAADLVGTNLSETLPPDVVQQRMEYIQLTLQTNSIQIYEQTLFVNGREQVEEVRIVPYSEDEVLLLVRDISEQYFAQRDRQQAEIALAASEAKSRAILSMIPELMFRVGRDLVYREFISQPKDFEMALQNVNITGRSMLEMLPADIAERHISYLQRALQTGELQFYEQKIQDGDRFYYEEVRVIKINEDEVLFMIRDISDRKQAELALAKSEAHSKAMLSAIPDLMLRVGADGVYREFVTQNRGFAIDTPKIDRAGQSMLDVLPEAIVERQFYYLQKAIETGGLQVYEQQVQVADRLIYEEVRVVKSGEDEVLFMIRDISDRKQTELALGKELRRSEMLFNTSLDGLLVLDIEGKIIEANQSFADMLGYSLEEVMALRIYDIDTRWTPEELNKGVHEFGQDKRVKFETLHRRKDGSLCTVEIAASSVSWADEIVQFAICRDISARKQAELELLQLNQSLESKVRERTAELQQTNEELICATRLKDEFLANMSHELRTPLNAILGMTEGLQEQVYGDLNERQLKALETVERSGSHLLELINDILDLAKIEAGQIELDCTPTSISHLCQSSLSFIRQHALQKGIQLEVKTPLNLPSLVVDERRIRQVLINLLNNAVKFTPKGGRVNLEVAQLPPDVDTSDRSSLQYLRISVIDTGIGISPENIKKLFQPFIQIDSALNRQYEGTGLGLALVKRIIELHNGRVGLTSELGVGSCFTVDLPHDFASDIVVRKQPETTLLLDAPITNENDDQFPLILLVEDNEANIITIVSYLEAKQYRVLLAKNGQDAIAIAKAHQPDIILMDIQMPVMDGIEAIRQIRLDPNLINIPIIAMTALAMSGDRDRCLEAGANDYLSKPLKLKQLVTMIQIHVDRLKRE from the coding sequence ATGTTTTTAAGCAACAAAATAGTTTATGGATATGCGATCGCTCTATGTATTACCTCATTAGGTACTGCATCTGGTCTGCTGCTGGGAAATTATTATCATCAAGAAGCATTACAAAAAAGCCAAACTATATCGCAAGAGCATCAATCACTAAATGCTCTTCAATTAGATGTTTTATATAATCGCCCTGCCAAACAATTATCTTCCTATGTAAAAGAAGATCCACAGGATTTTCGGCGTGAGAGCGCCAAATTTTTGGAATCCATTCAAACGACCTTAACCATTTTGGAAAATCATACTGCTTCAGGGAAGTTATCCAAGATCGAAGGTATTGAACCATTGATAAATGAACATAAGGTCTTTTTAAGAGAATTTAAACAAGAATCTCAAGACCTGATCGCGCGATTAGATCGATTAATTGCATCACCAAAAGCTCTCACAGAAGCAGAATCTCAGCTAGTTAAGTTTTTTAAGAGTAAAAAATTTCTGCGGTTTATTGAGTTTCCTAATCGCCTATCTTCCTTTGCCCAAACTATCTACAAATATGAAAAAGAAGCTGGCGATGAACTTAGTCAAGCTAAAGAACTTCGTCTTCAAATAAGTATCACTAGTTTTCTCATATCCGTCGCGATCGCGGCTTGGTTTATTAGGTTTATTAGCCGCGCGATCGCCATTGAGCAAGCTAACGACAAGCAAAAATTGCAAGATCAATTAATTGAACGTCAGCAAACAGAAGCTAAATTACTCAAGAGTGAATCTCATCAACGCGCCATCCTTAGTGCACTTCCCGATATGATCATTCGCATAAATCGGGAAGGCTTTTACTCAGAATTTATTGCTAGTCCTAGCTTTCCTATGTTGGGGATTGCGGCTGATCTCGTGGGAACCAATTTGTCTGAGACACTCCCTCCTGATGTAGTCCAACAACGGATGGAATATATCCAACTGACGTTGCAAACTAATTCTATCCAGATTTATGAACAAACTCTTTTTGTTAATGGAAGGGAGCAAGTCGAGGAGGTGCGAATTGTTCCTTATAGTGAAGATGAAGTCTTGCTGCTAGTGCGAGATATTAGCGAACAGTATTTTGCCCAGCGCGATCGCCAACAGGCTGAAATAGCACTAGCCGCCAGTGAAGCCAAAAGCCGCGCAATCCTATCGATGATTCCTGAATTAATGTTTCGGGTGGGGAGAGACTTGGTTTATCGGGAATTTATCTCCCAGCCCAAGGATTTTGAGATGGCGTTACAAAATGTCAATATCACTGGTAGATCGATGCTGGAAATGTTACCCGCAGATATTGCGGAAAGACATATTAGCTATCTGCAAAGAGCCTTGCAAACTGGCGAATTGCAATTCTATGAGCAAAAAATTCAAGATGGCGATCGCTTCTATTACGAAGAGGTTAGAGTGATTAAGATTAATGAAGACGAAGTCCTGTTTATGATTCGGGACATTAGCGATCGCAAACAGGCTGAATTAGCATTAGCTAAAAGCGAAGCCCATAGCAAAGCAATGCTCTCAGCAATTCCCGATCTGATGCTTCGAGTTGGAGCTGATGGAGTTTATCGAGAATTCGTCACGCAAAATCGTGGTTTTGCGATCGATACTCCCAAGATTGATCGCGCTGGTCAGTCGATGCTGGATGTGTTACCTGAAGCTATTGTCGAACGTCAGTTTTACTATTTACAGAAAGCTATAGAAACGGGAGGACTGCAAGTCTATGAGCAACAAGTTCAAGTAGCGGATCGCTTAATATATGAAGAAGTTAGAGTTGTGAAGAGTGGCGAAGATGAAGTTCTGTTTATGATCCGCGACATTAGCGATCGCAAACAAACAGAATTAGCTCTGGGAAAAGAACTTCGCCGCAGTGAAATGCTCTTTAACACTTCCTTAGATGGTCTATTGGTTTTAGATATTGAAGGTAAGATCATAGAAGCTAATCAGAGTTTTGCGGACATGTTAGGCTATAGCCTCGAAGAAGTTATGGCATTGCGTATCTACGACATTGATACCAGATGGACACCAGAAGAACTTAATAAGGGAGTTCATGAGTTTGGGCAAGATAAAAGGGTAAAGTTTGAGACCTTACATCGTCGTAAGGATGGTTCGCTATGCACTGTAGAAATTGCTGCTAGTAGCGTTAGTTGGGCAGATGAGATCGTCCAGTTTGCTATTTGTCGGGATATCAGTGCGCGTAAGCAAGCCGAGCTAGAACTACTCCAACTCAATCAGTCCTTAGAGAGTAAAGTCAGAGAACGTACAGCAGAACTCCAACAAACTAATGAAGAATTGATCTGTGCTACAAGACTCAAGGATGAATTTCTTGCTAATATGAGCCACGAACTTCGCACGCCTCTTAATGCGATTCTGGGTATGACTGAGGGGCTACAAGAGCAGGTTTATGGCGATCTGAACGAGCGACAGCTAAAAGCATTGGAAACTGTTGAACGCAGTGGCTCTCACCTGCTGGAGTTGATCAATGATATCCTCGATTTGGCGAAAATTGAAGCGGGACAAATCGAATTAGATTGCACCCCCACATCAATTAGTCATCTATGTCAATCTAGCCTGTCATTTATCAGACAACATGCTTTGCAAAAAGGCATTCAGCTTGAAGTAAAAACTCCGCTAAATCTTCCTAGTCTGGTTGTTGATGAACGACGTATTCGCCAAGTTTTGATTAATCTGCTGAACAATGCAGTCAAGTTCACACCAAAGGGAGGACGGGTTAATCTAGAAGTTGCGCAGTTGCCTCCTGATGTAGATACTAGCGATCGCTCTTCACTCCAATACTTACGCATTTCTGTGATTGATACTGGTATCGGTATCTCACCAGAAAATATCAAGAAATTATTTCAGCCCTTTATCCAAATTGATAGTGCTTTAAATCGCCAATATGAAGGAACGGGGCTAGGGCTTGCCCTCGTGAAGCGCATTATCGAACTTCATAATGGCAGAGTGGGACTAACTAGTGAGTTAGGTGTAGGAAGCTGTTTTACAGTCGATTTACCCCATGATTTTGCTTCTGATATAGTCGTCCGTAAACAACCAGAGACCACTTTATTATTGGATGCTCCAATCACAAACGAGAACGATGATCAATTCCCACTCATTTTGTTAGTAGAAGACAACGAAGCTAATATCATTACCATTGTGAGTTATCTAGAAGCTAAGCAATATCGCGTTTTGTTAGCAAAGAATGGTCAAGATGCGATCGCGATTGCCAAAGCTCATCAACCTGACATAATTTTGATGGATATTCAAATGCCTGTGATGGATGGCATAGAGGCGATTAGACAAATTCGCCTTGATCCTAACTTGATTAATATTCCAATTATTGCGATGACAGCATTAGCCATGTCAGGCGATCGCGATCGTTGTCTTGAGGCAGGAGCTAATGACTACTTGAGTAAGCCTCTAAAGCTAAAGCAATTAGTAACGATGATTCAAATACATGTGGATCGGCTGAAGCGCGAATAA
- the ccsB gene encoding c-type cytochrome biogenesis protein CcsB — protein MQLVALQNLLDNSSFAVLFATMLVFWVHVAFPNLPYLRSLGNAGMAIANLCIATLLGARWIDAGYFPLSNLYESLFFLAWGITTMHIVVNRIGNKSANDTAKRLVGAFTSPLAMGITAFAALALPSGMQVSEPLVPALKSNWLMMHVSVMLLSYAALMTGSILAIAFLIVTRGQDVVLQGSSFGTNLRSVADGNSTNNSSSETFAAFAVESMGGILNSGNLQSANSMTLTADAIATQAKPLSLRRLTIGETLDNLSYRAIGLGFPLLTIGIIAGGVWANEAWGSYWSWDPKETWSLITWLVFAAYLHTRITKGWQGRKPAILASVGLLVVWTCYLGVNLLGKGLHSYGWFL, from the coding sequence ATGCAACTCGTCGCGCTTCAGAACTTACTGGACAACTCATCATTTGCCGTCCTCTTTGCGACCATGCTCGTTTTCTGGGTACATGTCGCATTCCCTAACTTGCCATATTTGCGATCGCTTGGTAACGCAGGCATGGCGATCGCAAATCTCTGTATTGCTACATTACTGGGAGCGCGCTGGATTGATGCAGGCTATTTCCCATTAAGCAATCTTTACGAGTCGTTATTTTTCTTAGCATGGGGTATTACCACCATGCATATCGTGGTTAATCGCATCGGCAATAAAAGCGCCAATGACACCGCCAAGCGTCTAGTTGGGGCTTTCACTTCACCCCTCGCAATGGGAATCACCGCTTTTGCTGCCCTAGCCCTGCCATCGGGGATGCAAGTTTCTGAGCCACTTGTCCCTGCACTGAAGTCTAACTGGTTGATGATGCATGTTAGCGTTATGCTGCTTAGTTATGCAGCTTTAATGACAGGTAGCATTTTAGCGATCGCCTTTTTGATTGTTACCCGTGGTCAAGATGTGGTCTTACAGGGTAGTTCCTTCGGCACAAATCTCCGCAGTGTTGCTGATGGAAATAGCACTAATAATTCTAGCTCTGAGACATTTGCGGCTTTTGCGGTTGAGAGTATGGGCGGTATTTTGAATTCGGGAAATTTACAATCAGCGAATAGTATGACGCTGACCGCAGATGCGATCGCTACCCAAGCTAAGCCTCTATCTTTACGTCGTCTTACTATTGGCGAGACCTTAGATAATCTCAGTTATCGCGCGATCGGCTTAGGTTTTCCGCTGCTGACGATTGGGATCATTGCAGGCGGAGTATGGGCAAACGAAGCATGGGGTTCTTACTGGAGTTGGGATCCTAAGGAAACATGGTCTTTGATTACATGGTTAGTATTTGCGGCTTATTTGCATACGCGCATTACTAAGGGCTGGCAAGGACGCAAACCTGCGATTTTGGCTAGCGTTGGGCTATTAGTAGTCTGGACTTGCTATCTCGGCGTAAATCTTCTCGGTAAAGGTCTGCACAGTTACGGTTGGTTTCTTTAA
- a CDS encoding PAS domain S-box protein, producing the protein MIVASLLIREKLLSAIAVHPLIVTADALVMTAITAMGETGASCGLVVSNADPKENSLIGILTESDIVRLVAQSIPLDQPIHSVMQYRVVTIQESALRDIQSVLNIFQQHRVHHLPVLDGDRLVGLLTQDVLTELLSEIVLNVDTSTNIVDQTASLRYRALMDGASDAILVANSQGNLIEVNQRAEALLGYSREELTSLHMSQIHPPESLEAARNHFRNVAQKNIGPNLDSIVLRKDGDLIPVEITGSRIELNGEYFALGIFRDISDLKQTELLLQNLSTRLELALQSAQIGTWEWDVVTNGLIWDERMYELYGVNPDDFSGAYEAWINAMHPEDLPNALEVSRQALAGEKEYNTEFRVVLKDGGIRAIKAHAIIQWNEQGEPMRMIGINYDISDRKQAELDLQQEVLRRATIFNASSDGIHILDIEGNLLEFNDKFAQMLGYTSAEIADFNVADWDAQWTPEELHEVIRQNILNDNIFETLHRRKDGLIFPVEISRRLMEWQGEFALVCISRDISDRKQAEIALQESQHFIQQIAEASPNILYLYDIQEQRNVYTNREIFTILGYSSEEIQAMGENFVLDLMHPDDQKSALLKYYEKVKVAQDREIVETEYRMRHANGEWRWLYSRDVVFSRDVNGQVKQTIGTAQDITERKRLQQSQNRLTAILEASTDYISMSDVKGVIFWQNAELKRLCGINLNENAMQFGLVDCHPQWAIDLLEQEAIPFAISNGSWLGETALLDAEGKEILVSQLVLVHRSSQGEIEFFSNIMRDMRVYKEYERQLERTNTDLIRATSLKDEFLANMSHELRTPLNAILGMTEGLQEGVFGAVNERQLKALKTVESSGSHLLELINDILDVSKIESGQISLDYASTDAIALCQASLIFIKQQALKKHIQIEAKLPQNLPNLWVDERRIRQVLINLLNNAVKFTLEGGLITLEVTQLPPELSTTECTSQSFLRIAVTDTGIGIAPENIHKLFQPFIQIDSALNRKYTGTGLGLSLVKRIVELHGGRVGLTSEIGVGSCFTIELPYTPLSADQSRSQNLITNSEVNFPVADATDDIKSPLILLAEDNEANITTLSSYLIAKGYHVVIAKNGLEAIALAKDHLPQLILMDVQMPEMDGLEAIKQIRLDPDMVKIPIIALTALAMAGDREKCLEVGANDYLTKPVKLKQLVEIIQQLLV; encoded by the coding sequence ATGATTGTTGCGAGTCTCCTAATCCGCGAAAAATTACTGTCAGCTATCGCAGTTCACCCACTGATAGTTACTGCGGATGCACTAGTCATGACTGCGATCACTGCTATGGGGGAAACAGGAGCTAGTTGTGGACTGGTGGTGAGCAATGCAGATCCTAAAGAGAATAGCTTAATCGGCATTCTTACTGAGAGTGATATTGTTCGTTTAGTTGCTCAGAGCATTCCCTTAGACCAACCGATCCATTCGGTAATGCAGTACCGTGTGGTTACTATTCAAGAATCAGCGCTGAGAGATATTCAATCAGTTTTAAATATATTCCAACAGCATCGAGTTCATCATTTGCCTGTACTAGATGGAGATCGCCTTGTCGGACTATTAACTCAAGATGTATTAACTGAGCTATTGTCAGAGATCGTTTTAAACGTTGATACTAGTACAAATATTGTCGATCAAACCGCATCTCTGCGTTACCGAGCTTTGATGGATGGGGCTAGTGATGCGATTTTGGTGGCAAATTCTCAAGGTAACTTGATCGAGGTCAATCAAAGAGCAGAAGCTCTCTTAGGCTATAGCCGAGAAGAACTGACTAGTCTACATATGTCTCAAATCCATCCACCCGAATCGCTGGAGGCGGCGCGAAACCATTTCCGAAATGTCGCTCAAAAGAATATTGGACCAAATCTTGACAGCATAGTCCTGCGAAAAGATGGAGATTTGATTCCAGTCGAAATTACTGGTAGTCGTATTGAATTAAATGGTGAGTATTTTGCTCTGGGGATTTTTAGAGATATTAGCGATCTCAAACAAACAGAACTACTGCTACAAAATCTATCCACTCGATTAGAACTGGCGCTTCAATCTGCCCAAATTGGAACTTGGGAATGGGACGTTGTCACCAATGGACTGATTTGGGATGAGCGCATGTATGAACTCTATGGCGTGAATCCTGATGATTTCTCTGGAGCTTATGAAGCATGGATAAATGCTATGCATCCTGAAGATCTCCCAAACGCCTTAGAGGTTTCTCGGCAAGCCTTAGCAGGCGAAAAAGAATATAACACTGAGTTTCGAGTTGTCCTAAAAGATGGAGGCATTCGCGCCATCAAAGCCCATGCGATCATTCAGTGGAATGAGCAAGGGGAACCTATGCGGATGATAGGAATTAATTACGATATTAGTGATCGCAAACAAGCCGAGTTGGATTTGCAACAGGAGGTACTAAGGCGAGCCACTATATTCAATGCATCCTCAGATGGCATTCACATTTTAGACATAGAAGGCAATCTACTTGAATTCAATGATAAGTTTGCTCAAATGCTCGGTTATACATCTGCTGAAATTGCTGATTTTAATGTAGCTGACTGGGATGCTCAATGGACTCCTGAAGAGCTTCATGAAGTTATTAGGCAAAATATACTTAATGATAATATTTTTGAAACGCTACACCGCCGCAAGGACGGGTTGATATTTCCTGTTGAGATCTCTCGACGATTAATGGAGTGGCAAGGAGAATTTGCCCTTGTTTGTATTTCGCGTGATATCAGCGATCGCAAACAAGCAGAAATAGCCCTTCAAGAAAGCCAACATTTTATTCAACAAATTGCTGAAGCATCCCCCAATATTCTTTATCTTTATGACATTCAAGAGCAGCGCAATGTCTATACCAATCGAGAAATATTTACAATCTTGGGCTATTCGTCCGAAGAAATTCAAGCAATGGGAGAAAATTTTGTCCTAGATTTGATGCATCCTGACGATCAGAAATCTGCTCTTCTTAAATACTATGAAAAGGTTAAGGTGGCTCAGGATCGTGAAATTGTTGAAACAGAATATAGAATGCGACATGCGAATGGCGAATGGCGATGGCTTTATAGCCGCGATGTCGTATTTAGTCGCGATGTTAATGGACAGGTTAAGCAAACTATTGGTACGGCTCAGGATATTACGGAACGCAAACGATTGCAACAATCTCAAAACCGTTTGACTGCTATTTTAGAGGCTTCGACCGATTATATTAGTATGTCAGATGTCAAGGGTGTTATATTTTGGCAAAATGCCGAGTTGAAACGTTTGTGTGGCATCAATCTTAACGAAAATGCAATGCAATTTGGACTTGTCGATTGCCATCCCCAATGGGCGATTGATTTGTTAGAGCAGGAGGCAATTCCATTTGCGATCTCCAATGGAAGCTGGCTTGGCGAAACTGCATTATTAGATGCAGAAGGTAAAGAAATTCTTGTATCTCAATTAGTCCTTGTCCATAGATCATCGCAGGGAGAGATCGAGTTTTTCTCAAACATCATGCGTGATATGCGAGTTTACAAAGAATATGAACGGCAGCTAGAAAGAACAAACACCGATCTGATTCGTGCCACCAGCCTCAAGGATGAATTTCTAGCCAATATGAGCCATGAACTTCGCACTCCTCTCAATGCCATTTTAGGTATGACCGAAGGATTACAGGAGGGTGTTTTTGGAGCTGTGAATGAAAGGCAACTCAAAGCATTAAAGACCGTTGAGAGCAGCGGCTCTCATTTGTTAGAGTTAATTAACGATATTCTGGATGTTTCCAAAATTGAATCGGGTCAGATCTCACTAGACTATGCCTCTACTGATGCTATTGCGCTGTGTCAAGCTAGTCTCATCTTTATCAAGCAACAAGCGCTAAAAAAACACATCCAGATCGAGGCAAAACTGCCACAAAATCTCCCCAATTTATGGGTTGATGAAAGGCGTATCCGTCAAGTCTTGATTAATCTACTCAATAATGCCGTCAAATTCACTTTAGAAGGAGGACTCATTACCCTAGAAGTTACCCAACTTCCCCCTGAACTAAGCACGACTGAATGTACATCACAAAGCTTTCTGAGAATTGCGGTGACTGATACTGGCATAGGTATTGCCCCTGAAAATATCCATAAACTATTTCAGCCATTTATCCAAATCGATAGTGCTTTAAATCGCAAGTATACTGGTACTGGCTTGGGATTATCTCTCGTGAAGCGAATCGTCGAATTACATGGCGGTAGAGTTGGACTAACGAGTGAGATAGGTGTTGGTAGTTGCTTTACGATCGAGCTACCATATACTCCTCTCTCGGCTGATCAATCCCGATCGCAAAATCTCATTACTAATTCTGAAGTAAACTTCCCAGTTGCCGACGCAACAGATGATATAAAATCGCCTCTAATATTATTAGCAGAAGATAATGAAGCGAATATCACGACGCTTTCTAGTTACTTAATTGCTAAGGGGTATCATGTTGTCATAGCAAAAAATGGACTAGAGGCGATCGCCTTGGCTAAAGATCATCTTCCTCAGTTGATTTTGATGGATGTGCAAATGCCAGAAATGGATGGTCTGGAGGCTATCAAGCAAATTCGCCTTGATCCAGACATGGTAAAGATTCCGATTATTGCGTTGACAGCTCTAGCTATGGCAGGCGATCGCGAGAAATGTTTAGAAGTAGGCGCTAATGATTATTTGACGAAACCAGTTAAACTTAAGCAGTTGGTTGAAATTATTCAGCAGCTTTTAGTATAA
- a CDS encoding alpha/beta hydrolase, producing MTLNYRSLPSKLPNPDAKGVIVALHGWGANCDDLISLAPMVGLANYQWICPEAPFNHPMPNGKMWYDLQSLDIEGLAKSCELLSQFLEDLPAMTGIPLEKTFLLGFSQGGAMTLDVGLAFPLAGLIALSGYLHITEEELQELSDHSFPPILIAHGTEDTVVPIGVARNTREVFERLGVTVEYEEYEMSHEIRPETCDRIQEFILQHQT from the coding sequence ATGACCTTAAATTACCGATCGCTTCCTTCAAAATTACCCAATCCTGATGCCAAAGGCGTAATCGTTGCCCTACATGGTTGGGGCGCAAACTGTGATGATTTGATCTCGCTTGCGCCTATGGTTGGACTCGCCAATTATCAATGGATTTGTCCTGAAGCTCCATTTAACCATCCAATGCCCAATGGCAAGATGTGGTATGACCTGCAAAGTCTGGATATTGAGGGTTTAGCCAAAAGCTGTGAACTACTCAGCCAGTTTCTTGAAGATTTACCAGCAATGACGGGCATCCCTTTAGAGAAAACTTTTTTGTTAGGGTTTTCACAGGGTGGGGCAATGACCTTGGACGTAGGTTTGGCATTCCCATTAGCAGGATTAATAGCCCTGAGCGGCTACTTGCATATCACGGAAGAAGAATTGCAAGAACTTTCAGACCACTCATTCCCGCCAATTTTGATCGCTCATGGGACAGAGGATACTGTTGTTCCAATCGGTGTAGCGCGTAATACTAGGGAGGTCTTTGAGCGTTTAGGTGTAACCGTGGAATATGAAGAATATGAGATGTCCCATGAAATCCGTCCTGAAACTTGCGATCGCATCCAAGAATTTATCTTGCAACATCAAACATAA
- a CDS encoding transglutaminase family protein — protein MEEYLQVTEVIDWQHPEIIKCSQQIASGHKTPDAIAKACFEWVRDNICHSFDFHMNPVTCRASDVLQHKTGYCFAKSHLLAALLRANQIPAGFCYQRLSIDDRGAPYSLHGFNAIYLPEIGWYRVDARGNKAGVNAQFKPPHEQLAYKTQLPEEADFQVIFAEPMQIVIDALQSQTTWNDMLHNLPDISLDSAKNYGLL, from the coding sequence ATGGAAGAGTATTTACAAGTTACTGAAGTTATCGATTGGCAGCATCCCGAAATTATTAAATGCTCCCAACAAATCGCATCGGGACACAAGACTCCAGACGCGATCGCCAAAGCTTGCTTTGAATGGGTAAGAGACAATATCTGCCACAGTTTTGACTTTCACATGAATCCTGTGACCTGTCGAGCGTCAGATGTTCTACAACATAAAACTGGTTACTGCTTCGCGAAGAGTCATTTGCTCGCCGCCCTACTACGTGCAAACCAGATTCCAGCAGGATTTTGTTATCAGCGATTAAGCATTGATGATCGAGGTGCACCATACAGTTTGCATGGTTTCAATGCCATCTACTTGCCCGAAATTGGTTGGTATCGGGTTGATGCCAGAGGCAACAAAGCGGGCGTTAACGCTCAGTTCAAACCACCTCATGAGCAATTGGCGTATAAAACTCAGTTACCCGAAGAAGCAGATTTTCAAGTAATTTTTGCCGAACCAATGCAGATAGTCATAGATGCACTGCAATCTCAAACTACATGGAATGATATGCTGCATAACTTGCCAGATATTTCACTAGATTCCGCCAAGAATTATGGTTTATTGTAA